The following proteins are encoded in a genomic region of Bicyclus anynana chromosome 12, ilBicAnyn1.1, whole genome shotgun sequence:
- the LOC112047787 gene encoding dynactin subunit 6, which translates to MAQNIKILPGATVCEDCTLEGDITIGGGTVVHPRVTIIAEGGPIIIAEYCIIEEYSTIIHKKSDKQENPPKPLFIGAHNVFEVGCKLESPFGHIGESNVFECKSYVGVDVKIGSGCVIGAACQLTVPQSLPDNTVIWGSEHHNREALEKQPSQLLQLDFLSKVMPNYHRLRKPNLHKRQPSRPSQEGAKV; encoded by the exons ATGGCACAAAA TATTAAAATCTTACCTGGGGCTACGGTATGTGAAGATTGTACACTAGAGGGTGACATTACTATTGGCGGTGGCACAGTAGTTCATCCAAGAGTCACCATCATTGCAGAAGGAGGACCCATTATTATTGCAGAGTATTGTATTATTGAAGAATATTCCACAATAATACACAA gAAAAGCGATAAACAAGAGAACCCTCCTAAACCTCTCTTCATTGGGGCTCACAATGTCTTTGAAGTTGGCTGCAAGTTGGAGTCACCATTTGGGCATATTGGTGAAAGCAATGTTTTTGAATGCAAATCATATGTTGGTGTTGATGTGAAAATTGGCAGTGGCTGTGTAATTG GTGCAGCATGTCAGTTGACAGTACCACAATCATTACCAGACAACACAGTTATCTGGGGTTCTGAACACCACAACAGAGAAGCATTGGAGAAGCAGCCATCACAACTTTTACAACTTGATTTTCTCAGCAAAGTTATGCCTAACTATCACAGATTAAGGAAACCTAATTTACATAAACGTCAACCTTCAAGGCCATCTCAAGAGGGTGCAAAagtataa
- the LOC112047784 gene encoding ATP-dependent DNA helicase DDX11: MEPIFSFPFQPYDIQNKFMKELYYTIENRKVGVFESPTGTGKSLSICCGALQWFKDTKQRIVEELAKELNDLKLELSTTTDTDDWLQEEYEKLKKNQLLVELQLKLDKIKKREAEFIELKKRVDKQKSGLKKIDHHFKRVEKRHETDDTKEHEEKENIEDQDLIVNECQDNDADSDSEEICFENEKESNIKIYISSRTHSQLSQFVGEIKRTVFNDNTRVVTLASRQHFCINSDVTKLKHVNLINERCLDMQKSKTKSTSVGEDGKVLKKTKTNSCAACPYYNQNNITMLKEQILVDIMDMEDIVKRGKQLKACPYYATRMALDDAEIILVSHAGIVSSGARSGVSLKLQDNVLILDEAHGLTAALENAHCAPVTVKQLASVKTFLEFYINKYRVRLSSKNLLQLNQVNFVVGKLLGLVKPKATKDKKVESTIFTLEDFVIKTEIDHLHLRPLVEFCRNTRLAPKLHGFSMRYSQQALEEENKKVEINKKASFKEFLSNMSKKKDQKEPSVDTQKTDSKLTSQAHNLPTETSAGSGLYAILDFLEMLCDRSENGRVLAQLGEGGQLKYLLLNPAEHFAQVVNQCRSVIVAGGTMEPVGEFQALLTNNNAVVEVNVVKCEHVVPPDNVLGVCLSKGPSNVTLNFSYENRCSKDLLNEVGRILRNVCSIVPDGIVCFLPSYSYEQMLFDHLKSSNVIESIGKKKKIFREPKSATEVDQVLQKYAAAIKNKEGSDITGALLLSVVGGKLSEGLNFSDELGRCVMVIGMPYPNVKSPELQEKMNYLNKLTPGAGSVYYENLCMKAVNQCIGRAVRHANDYACVLLVDERYSRPQTVAALPSFVQKSLITNCGFGPTIGNIAKFFTRHKNCK; the protein is encoded by the exons ATGGAGCCTATATTTTCATTCCCGTTCCAACCTTAtgatattcaaaataaatttatgaaggaattatattatacaatagaaaatagaaaagtaGGTGTATTTGAGAGCCCTACAGGAACg GGTAAATCACTAAGCATATGTTGTGGAGCGCTACAGTGGTTCAAGGACACTAAACAACGAATAGTTGAAGAGTTAGCAAAAGAACTAAATGATCTCAAGCTGGAACTTTCAACTACAACAg ATACAGATGACTGGCTACAAGAAGAGtatgagaaattaaaaaagaatcaaCTATTAGTAGAACTACAGTTGAaactagataaaataaaaaaaagagaggctgaatttatagaattaaaaaaaagagttgATAAACAGAAAtcaggtttaaaaaaaattgatcatCATTTCAAGAGAGTAGAGAAACGACATGAAACTGATGATACAAAGGAACATGAAGAAAAAGAGAACATAGAAGACCAAGACCTCATAGTTAATGAATGCCAGGATAATGAtgctgattctgattctgaagaGATAtgttttgaaaatgaaaaggaAAGCAATATTAAG ATTTATATTAGCAGCAGGACACACAGTCAGCTCTCACAGTTTGTGGGGGAGATCAAGCGGACAGTGTTCAATGATAACACCAGAGTCGTTACTCTTGCCTCTAGACAACACTTTTGTATTAACTCTGATGTCACCAAGTTAAAACATGTGAATCTCATCAATGAAAg ATGTCTTGATATGCAAAAATCTAAAACAAAATCAACATCTGTAGGCGAGGATGGCAAAGTTCTGAAAAAGACCAAGACTAATTCATGCGCAGCCTGTCCTTACTATAACCAGAACAACATAACCATGTTGAAAGAACAGATATTGGTAGACATTATGGATATGGAGGATATAGTCAAACGTGGGAAACAATTGAAAGCCTGTCCATATTATGCTACAAGAATGGCTTTAGATGATGCGGAG ataattttagtTAGCCACGCAGGCATAGTAAGCAGCGGTGCAAGATCAGGCGTATCACTCAAACTTCAGGACAATGTGTTGATTCTCGACGAGGCGCATGGTCTCACCGCCGCCTTAGAGAACGCACACTGTGCTCCTGTAACAGTCAAACAACTAGCCTCTGTAAAAACATTCCTGgagttttatataaacaaatacagAGTCAGATTGAGCAGCAAGAACCTTTTGCAGTTGAACCAGGTCAACTTTGTTGTGGGGAAACTTTTGG GACTAGTAAAACCGAAAGCGACAAAGGACAAAAAAGTGGAGTCGACAATATTTACCTTGGAAGATTTTGTCATAAAGACTGAAATAGATCATCTCCACTTACGCCCTCTGGTAGAGTTTTGTAGAAACACTCGTTTGGCGCCAAAACTCCATGGCTTTTCCATGAGATACAGTCAGCAGGCGCTTGAGGAGgaaaacaaaaaagttgaaATCAACAAAAAAGCGTCTTTTAAAGAATTTCTTAGTAACATGTCCAAGAAAAAAGATCAAAAGGAACCGTCAGTAGATACGCAGAAAACTGATAGCAAATTAACAAGTCag GCACACAATTTACCAACAGAAACATCCGCTGGCAGTGGATTGTACGCCATATTGGATTTCCTGGAGATGCTCTGCGACCGGAGCGAGAACGGACGAGTGTTGGCGCAACTGGGCGAAGGCGGACAGCTGAAGTATCTGCTGCTCAACCCTGCTGAACACTTCGCTCAAGTTGTCAATCAGTGTCGATct GTGATAGTGGCAGGCGGGACCATGGAACCGGTGGGCGAGTTCCAGGCATTGCTCACGAACAACAACGCCGTGGTCGAGGTCAACGTGGTCAAGTGCGAGCATGTCGTGCCTCCCGACAATGTTCTTGGCGTGTGCTTGTCGAAGGGACCTTCTAATGTCACTTTGAACTTTTCCTATGAAAATCGTTGTTCAAAAGATTTG TTAAACGAAGTCGGAAGAATCTTGAGAAATGTGTGCAGTATAGTACCAGATGGCATTGTCTGTTTTCTACCCTCATACTCATACGAGCAAATGTTGTTTGACCACTTGAAGAGCTCTAATGTTATTGAAAGTATTGGCAAGAAGAAAAAGATCTTTCGAGAACCGAAGTCTGCTACAGAAGTCGATCAG gtTTTGCAAAAATATGCAGCAgcaattaaaaacaaagaagGATCAGATATCACCGGTGCTCTATTGTTGAGTGTCGTTGGTGGTAAATTAAGTGAGGGATTGAACTTTAG TGATGAGTTGGGTCGTTGTGTTATGGTGATAGGGATGCCATATCCAAATGTGAAATCGCCTGAGCTTCAAGAGAAAATGAATTATCTGAACAAATTGACGCCTGGAGCAGGAAGTGTTTATTATGAAAATCTGTGTATGAAGGCAGTCAACCAATGTATAG GGCGAGCAGTTCGACACGCTAACGACTATGCGTGTGTATTATTAGTGGATGAGAGATATTCGCGACCTCAAACCGTAGCAGCGCTGCCGTCTTTTGTACAG AAATCATTGATCACAAACTGCGGATTTGGACCAACTATTGGAAATATAGCCAAATTTTTTACAAggcataaaaattgtaaataa
- the LOC112047785 gene encoding NAD-dependent protein deacylase sirtuin-5, mitochondrial → MFLSSIRVYNTIVSRSFRLTMATRQSSDTAKFKEHLDGAKEVVILSGAGISAESGIPTFRGAGGYWRKYQAASLATPEAFHTSPSLVWEFYHYRREVAAKAQPNAGHLAIADYEKKNGANKKITVITQNVDGLHKRAGTNNLIELHGNLYKTRCTKCKEVLENTDSPICEALANRGAPDSNVVGSDIPVKSLPHCRKPNCGGLLRPHIVWFGEGLDPIVLEQAGAAMSSCDVCLVVGTSSVVYPAAMFAPQAAQRGAIVAEFNIEPTPATPDFHFYFEGPCGTTLPKVLSAN, encoded by the exons ATGTTTCTTAGCTCAATAAGAGTATATAATACAATAGTTTCAAGAAGTTTTCGTTTAACAATGGCTACACGGCAGTCTAGTGATACGGCAAAGTTCAAAGAACATTTAGATGGAGCAAAAGAGGTTGTTATTTTATCCGGGGCAGGAATAAGTGCTGAATCAGGGATACCCACGTTTAGAGGTGCAGGCGGATACTGGAGAAAGTATCAAGCGGCCTCCTTAGCGACGCCAGAAGCATTCCATACCAGTCCCAGTTTGGTTTGGGAATTTTACCATTATAGACGAGAAGTTGCCGCCAAGGCCCAGCCTAATGCG ggTCACTTAGCTATTGCTGATTATGAAAAGAAGAATGGagccaataaaaaaatcacagtaATTACACAAAATGTGGATGGACTACACAAAAGAGCAGGCACAAATAACTTGATTGAACTACACGGTAACTTGTATAAAACTCGCTGCACTAAATGCAAAGAAGTTTTAGAGAATACAGATTCCCCTATATGtgag gcACTAGCCAATCGTGGGGCACCAGACTCAAATGTAGTGGGATCAGATATCCCAGTTAAATCTTTACCACACTGCAGAAAGCCCAACTGTGGTGGTCTACTAAGACCACACATCGTGTGGTTTGGGGAAGGCTTAGACCCTATTGTGCTGGAGCAAGCAG GAGCAGCAATGTCCAGCTGTGATGTCTGTTTAGTAGTAGGAACCTCTTCAGTGGTGTACCCTGCAGCCATGTTTGCCCCCCAAGCAGCACAAAGAGGGGCAATTGTCGCTGAATTTAACATTGAACCTACCCCTGCAACACCAGACTTCCATTTTTACTTTGAAGGTCCTTGTGGTACAACTCTGCCTAAAGTTTTATCAGCTAATTAA